Proteins encoded by one window of Cloeon dipterum chromosome 4, ieCloDipt1.1, whole genome shotgun sequence:
- the LOC135941747 gene encoding carboxypeptidase B-like: MRKSAWATIFTVCLTAGQTVGFPEQTENPTTEASFLDDAFAEIDSEQYEGRANFRDVPANLTGAHLYRVQLKNNEHKRVFLDLIKTEQIDVWMQSRGKKAKAVFMVLATNVDKVNLRFYEADITLKRLTDNVQKLVDEENPSENVTKLSNSKTGYALTWKAYHKASVIHDFLDNYATNYKDLCTVEKIGNTVEGRPIKMIKISSGGDKKRPAFFIDGGIHAREWISPATVTYIIRELVENRTAYSFADEVDFYIVPLMNVDGYEHSRTRDRLWRKNRAPGALCKGVDLNRNFGYKWGGKGSSSSVCRGNHRGPSAFSEPESQAIRDFILKFDIGTFKAYLTVHSFGQYIMYPWGYDYITPPDGKELQRVGDLAAAAVKKLTNASYKVGSSAKLLYAAAGGSDDWAKAVAEIPYAYTLELRDKGDYGFILPAKFIKPTGLETMAMVQVVAEEMLKAERLKKN; this comes from the exons ATGCGAAAGAGCGCGTGGGCCACGATTTTTACAGTTTGTTTGACCGCGGGTCAGACTGTCGGATTCCCGGAACAGACCGAAAATCCGACCACGGAAGCGTCTTTCCTTGACGATGCCTTTGCCGAGATTGACAGTGAGCAGTACGAGGGCCGCGCAAACTTCAGAGATGTGCCCGCGAATCTCACGGGAGCGCATCTCTACCGGGTGCAGCTGAAGAACAATGAGCACAAACGCGTCTTCTTGGATCTCATTAAGACCGAGC AAATCGACGTTTGGATGCAGTCGAGGGGCAAGAAAGCAAAGGCCGTGTTCATGGTGCTCGCGACCAACGTGGACAAAGTCAATCTGCGGTTCTACGAGGCGGACATCACTCTCAAACGCTTGACGGACAACGTGCAGAAATTGGTCGACGAAGAAAATCCATCTGAAAATGTCACGAAACTTAGCAATTCAAAGACAg gCTACGCGTTGACGTGGAAAGCATATCACAAAGCGAGCGTGATTCACGACTTTCTTGACAACTACGCTACGAACTACAAGGATTTGTGCACCGTTGAAAAAATCGGCAACACGGTCGAGGGTCGGCCCATAAAAATGATCAAGATCTCGTCAGGCGGAGACAAAAAGCGGCCAGCTTTTTTTATTGACGGAg gtATCCACGCAAGAGAGTGGATTTCTCCAGCGACTGTGACGTACATAATTCGCGAGTTGGTCGAAAACCGCACGGCGTACAGCTTCGCTGACGAAGTGGACTTTTACATCGTCCCTCTGATGAACGTCGACGGCTACGAGCATTCGCGGACCAGAGACCGTCTGTGGCGAAAAAACCGGGCCCCCGGCGCCTTGTGCAAAGGAGTTGATCTGAATAGAAACTTTGGATACAAATGGGGAGGAAAAGGATCCAGTTCCTCCGTATGCAGGGGAAACCACCGCGGTCCTTCAGCATTTTCAGAGCCCGAGTCCCAAGCAATCCGCGATTTCATTCTGAAATTCGACATCGGAACTTTTAAA GCGTATTTAACAGTCCACAGTTTCGGTCAATACATCATGTATCCATGGGGGTACGATTACATAACCCCACCCGACGGCAAGGAGCTGCAAAGGGTCGGAGatctcgccgccgctgctgtgAAAAAGTTGACGAATGCCTCTTACAAAGTTGGAAGTTCAGCCAAACTCTTGTACGCTGCCGCCG GTGGCTCGGATGACTGGGCGAAAGCAGTAGCAGAAATACCATATGCTTACACACTGGAGTTGCGGGACAAAGGAGATTATGGCTTCATTTTGCCGGCCAAATTCATCAAACCAACCGGATTGGAGACCATGGCCATGGTCCAAGTCGTAGCTGAGGAGATGCTCAAAGCTGAAAGGctgaaaaagaattaa